A stretch of DNA from Leptospira barantonii:
AGTCAATTCGTTTTTGCAATCGAATCAATCGCAGTAATTTTTGGGGACGTTTTAGGAGGTTGATAGTTTTGTATGCAAACTATGTAGAATCGGAATTTCGAAAAGGATAAACTCTTTTACAAGTTTTGAAGAAGGTTTTTTACAGGAAGAATCATTCTTTTGCGAGAAGCATACAAAGAATTGCTAATATAGCCGTGACCGGTGTGAAGACGATTCTTTCCAAGTCGTTTTGAGAAAGGATATTTCCGATCGTATTGAGTGAAAACAACGCGGCCATGATCCATAAAATCACCGTGATCGCTTTTTGAGGGAGAATTGTTTTTGTGTTTCCCGTTTTCATCAATGCGATCCAGATAAAAAAAGAATTCAAAACGATCGATAAAGATTCGAAAACATACATTTCCTCAAGATTTGTTAAACGACCGCCCCATACGATCGTGTAGGGAATGATCTGCGTTAGCACTAAAAGATGAAAGATCGTAATGGCTACAAAGATAAAAATGAAACAATATCCCGCGGTCCGTTTTATATTTATATTACTGAATTGCATTGTTAGATCCGTTGATTCTCTTTGGATGCGATATGGATTTTACTTTGCAAGTAGAATCGGAGGCAGATTCGTTTTTTTGCATGTCCGATTAAATTTCTTTCAATTCTCGGGTTAAATTTTCTCTGGCCGAAATTTCGAAACGTTCGAAAAAGAATTTCGTTTTGTAAATTCTTTCCAAATTGAGAAAGTAATTCAGAACTTTTTTCCGGCCTTGGGAATAATCCTTGTCCGAATAAATCGAATATTCCATTCTTATGTTTTTATAATATTTCGAATAGACGTTCCAGCTTTGTCCCAAAATTGACAAATCTGCATCTGTAAATAAATTCGTATCGTGATCTTCGCTTTGGGAATGACCTTTGGTCGAAAGAATCTGTGATTTGCAGGATAGAATTCGTTTTTCCGGAAATCCGATTTCACGAAGCCTTTTTTCGGCGAGGTCTGCGCTTTGTTCTTCGTTGTCGCTCCGGGATACGTCGTAAATGACGTCGTGGTAATACATGGTAAAGAGGACACAATCCCGGTCGGTTGTGAAATTTTTTATTTCTAAAAGCAGAGAAGCGAGAGCTTCGAGATGCGAAATATTATGATAATGATGGTGTGGTTCGGAGTAACGGGTATCGATTTCCTTCCAATGAGTCTCGATCAAATCGGAGTCGGAGGAATATCGGGAAGCCGTTTCAATGAATGTTTGTTTGAGGTTCAAGTTGTAGGAGCTCCGACAGTCTTATCGTGAAAGTGGCGAGCCCCACCCGTGTAGGGTGGAGGTGGAGAGGTGGCGGGAAAGAAAATCACGGCAAATCTTCCATATCAGAAAAATCAAAATTGAACAAGAAGAAAAATAATTTCAAAATTTGTAGGAACTCCGACAAATCCCGCCGCGACTCGACAAAACCCGCGCGTTCAAACGCGGATTCTTCCTTGTTTCTTCTTACAGTCTTTCGAACAACCAGGTTCTCAGTTGTTTTACCGGAATCCTTTCCTGATTCATGCTGTCTCTTTCCCGAACGGTAACCGTATCGTCCTTTAGAGTATCATAATCTACTGTTATACAAAACGGGGTTCCGATTTCATCCTGTCTGCGATAACGTTTTCCGATCGCACCGCCGTCGTCGTATTCTATGTTTCCGAGTTTGGCGAGGTCGGCAAAGATCTCTCTCGATTTTTCGGGAAGACCGTCCTTCTTCATCAAAGGGAACACGGCCGCCTTTACGGGAGCGATCTTCGGAGAAAAACGAAGAACGGTTCTTGTTTCACCGTCCGGAAGTTTTTCCTCTTCATACGCATCCGCAACGACCGCAAGAAATAGGCGGTTTACACCTAACGCGGGTTCGACGACAAACGGAACGTATTTTTGATTGTTGACCTGGTCTTGGTATTTCAGGTCTTCACCGGAAAATTTCTGGTGTTGATTCAAGTCGTAATCGGTTCTCGAAGCGATGCCCCACAATTCTCCCCAACCGAAGTTGTATTTGAATTCTATGTCCGAGGTTCCTTCGCTGTAAAAAGACAATTCTTCCTTTTCGTGTTCTCTGACTCGAAGGTTTTCTTTTTTAATTCCCACCTGTTCCGTGAGCCACTTCATACAATAGTCGACCCAATGAGAGAACCATTCTTTCTGGGTTCCGGGTTCGCAGAAGAATTCCATTTCCATCTGTTCGAATTCTCTCGTGCGGAAAACGAACTGACGCGCCATGATTTCGTTACGGAAAGATTTTCCGATCTGAGCGATTCCGAACGGAATCTTTCTTCTCGTGGTGGAGACAACGTTTTTGAAATTTAGAAAAATTCCCTGAGCGGTTTCCGGTCTGAGATAAATATCCAGTGCGTCTTCCGCGCTCGCACCGTGCGAGGTTTTAAACATGAGATTGAAGTCGCGCGCTTCGGTGAATGTTCCACGTTGACCGCAGTTCGGGCAGGCGAAATTACTTTCTTTGATGACCAGGTTCATCTTTTCGAGAGTTAAACCCGTGGCAAAACCTTCTCCCTTTTGATCCTCGAGGAACTTGTCCGCGCGGATTCGGGTCTTACAGTTTTTGCAATCGATCAAAGGATCGGTGAAGTTGGAAACGTGACCGGACGCTTCCCAGACTTTCGGGTTGAGGAGGATGGAGGAATCCAGACCCACCACGTCTTCCCGAAGATGGACGAAAAATTTCCACCAGAGTTGTTTTAGATTTTGGAGAAGTTCGACCCCGTAAGGACCGTAGTCGAAGGTATTGGAGAGCCCTCCGTAAATTTCAGAACCGGGGTAGACAAACCCTCTGCGTTTACAGACGGATACAATTTCCTTCAGAGAGGAATCGAGACTTTCTTTCTTTTCCATGAGTCCAGAATTCTGTCCCGGATTCGGGAATAAAGTATTTTAATTCTTCGCATCGAAGGATTTCTTGTTTGCCTACGCCCCTTGTTCGGGTCAAATGGTTGATTGAAATCCGTTTTGCAACGTCCAAGGAGACCTTGCCTGAAAAAGAAACTAGTCATCTTCGGCGTTAATTTCTTGTCCTGGAGTTCTCCCTTTTTGGGGTTGGGAATCTTTTTTCCCCTCGGCGTACTCTTCGCCTTTCCGAAAGACAAGGAAATCCGTTCCGCCGCTTTCGGTTCGCTTTTGTTTCAGATTTTTTGCTGGAGCATTCTTTATCCTCTCGAAGTATCCGCGATTCTTTTCCCGATCGTAGAAGCATTCGTCCGCGCACTTGTTATGGATTTGGGAGAATGGTTGATCGGCTTTTATGTGGCGATCGGGCTTTTGATTCTCGTCGGGCATTCCTTCTCCATTAAAAAAGAAAGAAAACGTCTTTTAAAAACGAGACCCGGTTCCACCGCGACCTTGCCCGAAGAAAAGATAGAAAGGATTCATTACAAAATTCTGGTTCTTCTCGTTGCGGGTTATCTGACATCGAGACTCGTCTTTCAAGATCCGTATCGATTGGAATACGGACAGCTCGGAATTTTAGAGGACAGTTTTTTGTATTTCTTCTCGGTTTTGATCGCGGGGGATACGCTCTTAAGCAGAGGAAAACAATTCTTCCTTTTCAGAAGACCTTGGAAACTTTTCGAAAAGCAAGCCCGAGTTTCGCGTTATGCCGGATTTAAGGGAGAATGGGGTAAAAGAAAACAAAAGTATTCCAAACTCAGAGATTGGATTTTTCCGGGATGGGGGCATATCTACCTCGGGAATCTTTGGAAGGGATTCGCGATTTTGTTTTTATATCTCCTTCTTTTGCTTTTTTTGGCGACCTCGTTTTTCTCCTGGCTCGAACCCGCGGACGGAATCCGTTTTCTCATGTCGATGGGACTCAAACCGGGAATCGCGGATAAAAAATTCTTCGCGGTCACATCGAGTATCGTTCCGATTTCGGTTTTTCTTTTTAGCATCGCCGGAATTCATCTACTCTCCAAGTTTCTTTTGAACAGAACCTTCCGAGCCGAACCGGAAGATTCCACACCGAGAAGCACATTCATCAGTAATTTATCATATAGTATTTTACTACACTTGATTCTTCTTTCCTTGATTCTGATCATCCCGGTCACTCTTCAGAGAAAAAAAGAACAGAAAGAAAAAGAAAGACAACGTACACATTTCACTCCTGAGAATTTGGAATTCTATTTTATCGATCCCAATCTTCCGAACGAAGTGGAAGGTCTGAACGGGGGAGTTGTTTCGGGAACCGAAACTCCGACTCAAAAAGAAGGGGATAAGATCCCGGATGATAAACCCGCGGAAGAAGGAAGAGTCAAAGGAGAAGTCAAACAGGTTCGTGGAAAAAAATTACCGTCCACGTATTCGAATTACATCTCCGCAAAGATGAGAGGCCCCGAATCCTTTATGGAATATTGGAGAAGGGCGCCCCGCAATTATTCTTCCGTGGTCGCTTATACGGTTACACCCGATGGAGAAGTTGTGGATGTGGATCTTGTCGAGGCTTCGGGTTATCCCGAACAGGATCAGATGACCTTGGAACTCATAGAAAGTCTTTCTCCTTTGATGCCACCGCCGGGAACGAAAGGTTACGTTCGAGTGACCGAACTTTTTTGGAACGGAAGTATCGATCCCGAAGCGATGCCCACACCTCTTCAGAAAGAGCTCGTTACGATGTATGACGGACGTTATATGGAGGAGTTATGAGTTTCGACGTCGCGCTCCTCGGATTTTTATCCATTCTTCCTTGGGGATTTTTTTTGATTCTTCTTTTTCCGGGAAAGAATACCCAGCAAAGAATCTTCCTGATTTTACTCGCGCTTTTCTTGGGATATCTTTCAACCGAGATCGTTTTAAAATTGCATCCGATCTTTTGGCCGGATGTAAAACTCGCGGCGCCCAAACGAAGCGGACATATTCTCACGCAAACCGCGCATATCGCGTTCATTCAAGCGGGGATGATGGAAGAATTCTGCAAAGGAATTTTAATCTTAACGGCCGGACTTTTGTTCGCGTTTGATTGGAAGACATACAAGTTCAAAAAAGAAATGGTTTTGATCGGCGGATTCGTCGCTTTAGGATTTGCGGGAATCGAAAACGCGAATTATATTTTTTCCGCAAAGGAAGAAGATCGAATCGCGATGTTCGTGGGAAGAACGATCCGATCCTCGAACGCGCACTTTCTGATCAATCTATGTTTTGCGTTGGCCTTTGTAAAATCCAATCATAAGGACACAAGGGATAGACCTCTGTTCTTGTTTCTCGCTTTTTTACTCGCGGTTTCTCAACACGGACTTTTCAATTTTTTCGTATTACCTCAATCCAGATTCGGCGGTTGGCTTTCAACGGCTCTCTTCGTGGGAATCTGGGTTTGGATCGTAAGGGACTTCCGGACTTTCATTCAAGAGGATGAAATCGTAAGTGACACTCCGATCAACGCGGAAATCTTGGATGAGACCCGAGAAACGACTTGAGATACAGAGAAATCATTCTAAACCTACCCAAAGAAATCGCGGAAGACTTCACTTCGTTTTTGGACGAAGTCGGAGTCGCGGGATATTACGAAATTCTGTTTGACCGCGAGGTTCCTCGCGCGCCTCACGAAGAGATCATCTCGGACGATACGAAGTTCCGAGTGTATCTCGCCGAAGACGACAAAGAAAACGAAACTAAAATTCATATTTTTCTCAAGGTCAACGCGGGAGAATCCTTCTTCCTTGAATCGAGATGGATCGAAACCAAAGAATACGAAGAGGCCTATAAAGAATTTTATAAACCGTTCGTAGTCGGTTCGTATCGGGTCATTCCCACTTGGGAAAAAGATACTGCTGTCAGCACGACCCCCGAAGGAATTCTTCCCTTGCTCATCAATCCCGGACTTGCGTTCGGAACCGGACATCACGAGACCACTCGTCTTGTTTTGGGAAGAATGGGAAGCCTCGGTCTTTCCGGTAAACGGATCGCCGACGTGGGAACCGGTTCCGGAATTTTGAGCGTGGCCGCGGCGAAGTCGAACGCGGCCTTGATCCTCGCGGTGGACGTGGATCCGAACAGCGTACGATCCGCGACCTTCAACCGGGACGACAACGAAATTTCGTCTAACGTTTTGGTCGTGGACGAGGGCGGCTTCGATCACCCGGACGTTCAAGGAAAAGAATGGGATCTTTTGATCGCCAATATCACATTCGCAGTATTAAAAGCGAATATTCAAAAAATTGCATCCGTAAAAACCGATCATTTCCTATTCAGCGGGGTCATCACCGAAAGAAAGGAAGAATTTTTGGAACTTCTCAAGACGGAAGTCGGCGGAGAAGGGGTTTTCTTCCAAGAGGATACCGGCTGGGAATTGATCGAATGGAAAAGAAAAGGATAATTCAATGAAACACTACGACGTATTCGGAGTCGGCAACGCACTCGTGGATATTTTAGTTCCGACGGAAGACGTATTCATCAAACGTCTCGGCTTCGATAAGGGAATCATGACCTTGGTCGATTCCGAAAAACAAGCGGGAGTTTTAGTCGCGCTTGAAGGAAGTAAACAAGAACTTCGTTCCGGCGGAAGCGCGGCCAATACGATGATCGCTCTCGCCAATTCCGGCGGAACCGGAACTTATACCGGAAAAGTCTCCAAGGATACTTACGGAGAATTTTACAAACAGGATATGGAAAACGCGGGGATTCTTTTCGAAGTCGCTCCCGAAGATCAAGGCCATACCGGAACCTGTGTCGTATTAACGACTCCGGACGCGGAAAGAACCATGCTCACGCACTTGGGAATTTCCATCACATTACAAAAATCTGATGTGGATCTTTCCAAACTCAAGGCATCTAGCATTTCCTACATCGAAGGTTATCTCTGGGACGGACAGGGAACCAAAGAAGCTTCCCTTTTGACGATGGAAGAATCCAAAAAGAACGGGGTCAAAGTCGCTTACACTTACAGCGATCCTTTCTGCGTGAACCGTTCCCGCGAGGACTTTGTTCGCTTAACAAAAGACTACTTTGATATCGTTTTCTGCAACGCGGAAGAAGCCAAAGCCCTTTCTCAAAAAGAGGATAAGCTCGAAGCGTTGAAGTTCATCGCCGGTTTGTCCCCTCTCGTATTTATGACCGATTCGGCAAACGGCGCTTACTTTGCGGAGAATGGGACGATTTCGCACGTGGATGGATTCCCCGTAAAACCGATCGACACGACCGGTGCCGGAGACTGTTTTGCGGCGGGTGTTCTTTACGGACTTACGCACGGTTTCAGTTTGGAAAAATCCACTCGTTGGGGAAACTACGTCGCGTCTAGAATCGTACAAGAAATCGGTCCGAGACTCGGAATCAAACTGATGGGACGTCAGGAAGAGATTCTGAAGTAAGAGTTAAGAGAAAGACTTTGTCGGAGTTCCGACAAAGCCGAACGCGAAAATTCTACTTTACAAAAGTTGAATTTTCTGCTAGAGAAAAATTCGTCGAAGTTTTCCCACAAGCCAAGAGCTCAGCGCCTCGCTCTCTATGGATCGCTCGTCATCACCTCCTCCCTAACTCGGGTGGGGGCGGTTTTTGTTTTTGTCGGAATTCCGACAAAAACGCTCAAGGACAACTTAGATTGACTTGAACTTCGGAACGAGGTGCGTTATCCGGAACCGTAAAGGTGGTTTCTCTGACGACCGTTTCCGGATAACCGTCCACTCTCGCCAAATCTCCCAAACAACGAAGTCTGTATTCTCCAGGATGAATGTATTTCATCTTTGTCGCTCCGCCTTGAACGGGAGAAGCCATCAAAGGAAGTTTATTACTCATATCGAGTTCCACGGAACGATAAACTCCGTAGTAGTGTGTAGTCGAAGCGGTTCCACCTAACACAGTCAAGCTGGACGCGATTTCGGGGCGGATGATTCTCGAGCGAATCAAAAGACCGCCGCCCATATCGGATTCTCCGTTGTGATTGCTGTCACTTTTCCAATCGCTTACGCCGACTAACGTTCTTACCCCGCCCAAACTGGAAACGTAAGAATGAACCATTAGGTTTTCCTTCAGGTTGATTCTCACTTCCAAAATATAAGGATCGAATCCGGGATAAACGATCATGTCCTCGTCTCCGCTATCCGCGGTATAAAGCGCTGGGAACACAAGAGGAGGGAAGATCGTTTTTGTAGTCGCGTCCGCTCCGGGTTTATAACTCAAACGAGGAACGATATTGATTCCCGGAACTCTATAGTTGTCGAACAAGGTAAGATTGGAAAACGTAAGCCCCGGCTCGGTCGCCCAAGCGGTAACCAAGTTTCTAAGATACAAACCCGTATAATAAAATTGAACGGGACCGTTTCCGAAAGAACCCCAGTCCGTTGCCGAAGTCGGATCGTTCGAAGGATAGACGACACCTTCTCCGTTGAAGAATTGAATCGCCTTTAATTCTCCGTCGTTCAAACGACAAGAATTCGAATTCGTAGTATAAGGAATCGTACAAAAAACCTGACGGTTCGGAGCGATCTCATCCCAGAATTTTTTTGTGTCCTTTACGTTTTTGATCAAACTGAGATTGTAAAGACCCTGTTCATACTTCGTGGACATACGAATTTCTCCGATGTCAATGAAGATCGGAAGATTCTGCGCAAGAGGCATTCCGGTTAAATCGGGGATCGGATCCAGACCGTCCCCCGCGTTGTCCTGATAAATTTGTCCGGTTCCACCGGAATACGCTTCGAAACCGATCGGGTTATCCGTCGCAAAGGTTCCCTTTACGATGAGAAGCATTCTTTGGTTGAAAAGAGTACTGATAACCGGATCGCTCGAACCTCTTCCGTGCCAATCTCCGACCCGGCAAAAGAATATTAGAAAACTTGAAAGTAGAATTACGAATGGAAAATACGATCTTTTCATAGAAACACGCTCACCATCAGGCCGAATTGAAAGAATTCCGTATCCACGACCCGATAGTAATTCGGGTTGCTCAATCTGGAATCGCTGTAAGGACTCGCATAGTAGTATTTCGATTCTTCGGGAGCGTCCAATTGCGATTCGTAAATCTTATTGTAATCGATTCTGATCCCGATTCTGATTTTTTTTCCGGCGACAAAACTCGTTTCCAATCCTATCAGCATCATCGGATCCCAACGAGAAGTGTTGGATGGTCTTGCGACTACGAACGCTTCGCCGCCGCCCGCGCGAAGAATGAACGAAATCGGAAGATCGATCGGAATCTTGTAACCCAACGCGAGATAAACCGGAATCGTAGTCAACGCGCGTTCCGTCGCGGAAAGATAGTTTGCGTAATACGCTCCCATCTCGAGATAAAAAATCCAAGGCCAAGGAATTCTAAAAAAGAATCCACCACCCAAGGTAGTATCCAAATATTTCTGAGTTTCGGTTCCGGGCCAAGGATTGGAAGCCCCGAGCCAAACTCCGATCTCCGACTTTCGATTGTCGTGAATGCCTTCCGCCTTTTCGTCCTCTTCTTCAGCCGCGGCCTCCGCTTCCTCTTCTTCCTTGGAAACAACGCCGCTGGATGGAAGACTTCCTGTTTGAGTCGAAAGTCTTGGGATAAAATCGGTAAAGAATTTATTTTTACCGAGGTTCGGTTGATAACCGCCTAAAAGTTCGAAAACTCCCGGTTTTACGGGAGTTGCGGATAAAATTCCGGGAAACATCGTAAGCAATACGAGGATCGAAGGTTTTGCGGAAATGCGGAAACGGGAGAACATCTTATTTTAGAAAGTCCCGATCGGAATACATGGAATCGATTCCCGAATTGGAATCGTAATAGGCTCTGATGAAATAAAGTCCGTGAGGAGGAAGAGTGATACCCGCGATCGTTCTGTCTTTTGAAGAAAGTATGTCCAACACGTTCGTGTTTTGTCGTTTGCCGTTTGCGATTTCCAGAAGGGTACCCGTAAGAATCCGAATCATATTGTGAAGAAAGCCGTTCGCTCGGATTCTTACTTTCAGGAGACCGTCAAATTCGGCGCTTCGTTCCAGTCCCGTATCCAAAATCGTCCGAACCGTGGAACGACCAATCATGGAAGCGGCCTTCGCCAAACTGCGAAAATCGTGTTCTCCTTTTAATAATTCAAGTTCGGTTTCCAAGCGCGGAACGTCAATCTTATGTTGATACCAGAAGGCCCGATTTTTCCAAGTGGGTCTGGGATACTTCGTGTTGATGATTAGATATTCGTATTCTCTCGAACGACACGAAAAACGAGAATCGAAATTCTCATCCACTTCGGCGATGCTGAGAACGGACAAACCTGAATCGGTGAGCGCATTCATACTCAAAAGAAATCTGCTGAAATTTTGTACAGTCTTCGAGGTCTTGAAGTTTACGATCATTCCACGAGCGTGAACTCCAGTGTCCGTTCGACCGGCTCCTGTGACGGCGATTTCTTCATTGAGGAGAATTTTCGCGGCCTTTTCGAGACTCTCCTGAACGCTGGGAAGATCTGTTTGAATTTGAAAACCGTTGAAACAAAGTCCGTCGTATTCGACGAGGAGGGCGTAGTTTATTTTTCCCCTCCCATTTCCTCGATGAGCTTGTTGTATTCGTCGTAGAGTTCTTTTGCCATGTCGATGATTACGGAAGGTTTCGACTTGGATCCTTTTCCGGAACCGTAAAGTCTGGAAAGGGTTCTTTTGGCTCGAACTAAAAGATTGAGTTTCGCCGCAGGATCGGTCGCGAGTTGATCCTTGAACTTCATCGTAAGATATGCGGAAAGATAAATGACTCCGTCAAAGGCCCAGTTCTTATCCGTGTCCGGACCCAAAAGATAAGAAGCCTGATCCACCGGTTCCGATCCGCTCTGCATAATTTCCATCGTGTCGGTGTACCAACCCGCGGCTTTTTGATAGAGAAGATCCCGAACCTTATCGAATCCCAGACTTGGGAAGTCGTTGTTTAGGTCGTCGAAATACCAGGCTCCCCGAACGGCGCAGACCGCCTTTTTCGGAGTGGGGGCCACGGTGACTTTTCGATTTTGATAACATTCTATGGTGAGCAGATAAGAAGCCGCTCCGAGAACCAGATTCCGTTCTTGATAAAAATCCAGGGGCCCGAGAATCTTTTCCAAATTGGAACGTCTCGTATCGGATTGGGAACGGATCTTTTCGTTTTCCTCCGCGTCTAACGTGGACCAATCCTTGGTAAAAGAGGAATAAAGACAACGAGGACAGACGCTGATGACATAATCATTGGGACTCACACGACCGAACTTCTTATTCTTCTCGTAAAGTCTTCTGAGTTCGATGGTCAGTTTTCCGGCGATCAGACGGCCGCCGCCCTGAAACATGTTTTCCTTTTGATGAACCTCGTGGCAGATCGGACATACCGTATCTTCCTTTGCTCGGAACGAGATCTTTTTTCCTTGTGCAAGAGCGCTGGCTGTCATAGTCTTATCTGTGAAAAACCCGAAAAAAACAGGAACGGGCTGTCAATTCGAACACCATTCTAACCGATAGAGTAGGAAGAAAAGCACTAATTTCCTGTTGCGTCCGGCCTTGAATCCGGAAAAACTTTGGAAAAGGTTAACCGATGAAACGACTGATTCTCATATTAATTGCCATCTCCATTCTTCCCGTTTCCGTATTCGGGGAAGCGGTCTCCAGTAAGGCCTATAAAAAAAGGGTGGAGCTACTCGTATATCTCCGAGCGATCGAGCCGATTGTTCGGAACTACAAAGGTGAAGTTCCGGGCGGACAGAATCAGCAAAACACGGGTGGAACCGCTCCGGCTAACAACCAGCAAGGCGGAACTCCCGAGCAAGACGGAGACAGAATTAAAAAATACAAGGAACTCAAACGTCTCTATCAAGAAGGACTTCAATACTACTTCGAAAACAATCACGTAAACGCATACAGAAGATTCTTAGAAGCACAACTCGGAACCGAAATGCTTCTCGAAGAACTTTCCCAGTATTACGTGGAAAGATCGGATGAGATTTTAAAAGCCGCGATCGAGAAAAAAAATCCGAACAACCCGGAAGACAGAAACCTCGTAGATATCGCGATCGAGTGGAGTAAAAATTCATTCGTGGTAAAGGATATGACCGCGGATCGCGAAGCTCCTCTCACAAGAAGAATGTACAACCCGAGAGATTTCCATTACGTAACCAATAAATACGCGATCGAAAAGAATATGGAAACCGGTTATAAATTTCTGGGACTCGCTAAAGAAGCGCGTAACAACGCTCTGAAGATCGAAAAACATCTCGAGAAACATCAGAAACTTCAACCGAGCCATAGAAAACATAGAATCGAACATTACATCGCCGCGATTCAACTTTGCAGAGACGCAAGAGCGAACGCGATCAATATCTTTAAATTGAAGTATCCATACGATAACTACTTCCTTTACAGAAGCGACGCGAAAACCGAAGCGATCAAGGACGACGAAGGAAAAGCGGGACCGTCCGAGCCGGTTGTATTGCAAGGAGTCACTTA
This window harbors:
- a CDS encoding LIC11274 family protein, with product MKRLILILIAISILPVSVFGEAVSSKAYKKRVELLVYLRAIEPIVRNYKGEVPGGQNQQNTGGTAPANNQQGGTPEQDGDRIKKYKELKRLYQEGLQYYFENNHVNAYRRFLEAQLGTEMLLEELSQYYVERSDEILKAAIEKKNPNNPEDRNLVDIAIEWSKNSFVVKDMTADREAPLTRRMYNPRDFHYVTNKYAIEKNMETGYKFLGLAKEARNNALKIEKHLEKHQKLQPSHRKHRIEHYIAAIQLCRDARANAINIFKLKYPYDNYFLYRSDAKTEAIKDDEGKAGPSEPVVLQGVTYDFTQNPTLELDHRLSPVFDRRIPEEYRRDAVDVLEKIYDDEVKNRLFLKWDPEKRKQLIGDKAPGSNK